A region of the Agrobacterium sp. RAC06 genome:
AAAGCTGCCTCGCAATCCCGGTTGATCTGTTTCAGGCTTTCGATGTCTTCCGCCGTCAACCTGTCACAGGCGAGCGCCACCAGACGCCCCTCGATGAGGATGCGGGCACGCTCCAGGTCATCGAGGCGTTCGCGGGTGATCAGCGGGACCCTGACTGAGCGATTGGGCAGGGCTTCCAGCGCCTGTTCGGATACAAGCCGGCCGAGCGCTTCCCGCACCGGCATAGTGCTCGTCTTGAGCCGATCTGCCATGTCGACGATCCGCAGCATGTCGCCTGCGGCAAAGCCGCCGTTGATCAGCGTACGGCGCAGCTGGTCGTAGACGCGGTCCTGCAAAGTCTCGCGGCCGACAGGCGTGAGGAAGTCGTCCGATTGGCCAATCGTGTCCGTCATCCCGCCTCCAAGCCTCCCGGAAATATCGGTTGATTTTCGCGTCCACGTAAAGTTTGATCAAACATCACGGATCAAATCAAGGCTCATTTTTGAAGATGGCTGCCGCCCATTCCCAACCATCACGATCGTTTCAGAGTGCCGCAGCACCGCCTGCCATCGAAGCACGGCATCTGACGAAATATTTCGATGGGCTGACCGTAGTCTCCGACATGTCGCTCCATCTCGCTCGGGGCGAGATCCTGGGCCTGATCGGCCCGAATGGTGCGGGCAAGACCACCATGTTCAATCTGCTGGCAGGCAGCCTCAAGCCCAGTTCTGGCGAGATCTGGGTCGAGGGTCTTGAAGTCTCCAGCCAAGCGCCGGAGCAGCGCATCGCCCATGGAGTCGCACGGACTTTCCAGATCCCACGCCCTTTTCTGGAAATGAGCGTGCTTGAGAACCTGTTGGTTGGGGCGCAAAAGCAGACGGGCGAAGGCCTGTTTGCCAATTTCCTCAAAGCTGGTCTGGTGCGTCGCGAAGAAAAGGCAGCACTTGAGAAAGCGTATGCGATCCTGGAGTTCGTCACGCTTTCGCGGCTTGCCCATGAGCCCGCACGCGTGCTGTCCGGCGGGCAGCGCAAGCTTCTGGAACTCGCGCGCGTTCTGATGGCCGACCCGCAGGTGATCCTCCTCGACGAGCCGGCCGCGGGGGTAAACCCCGCTTTGCTTGAAGTGATCATGGAGCGGGTGGTGGCGTTGAATGCT
Encoded here:
- a CDS encoding GntR family transcriptional regulator, with protein sequence MTDTIGQSDDFLTPVGRETLQDRVYDQLRRTLINGGFAAGDMLRIVDMADRLKTSTMPVREALGRLVSEQALEALPNRSVRVPLITRERLDDLERARILIEGRLVALACDRLTAEDIESLKQINRDCEAAFERHGQDVGPVTSEINHRFHFQIYRAASSRVLIPMVESLWLQSGPVVRAAAHIHDEQGGLAATNHHWTLIEALEARDEEAAVNALSNDIGRSFDLVRGRLDAGEEAA
- a CDS encoding ABC transporter ATP-binding protein produces the protein MAAAHSQPSRSFQSAAAPPAIEARHLTKYFDGLTVVSDMSLHLARGEILGLIGPNGAGKTTMFNLLAGSLKPSSGEIWVEGLEVSSQAPEQRIAHGVARTFQIPRPFLEMSVLENLLVGAQKQTGEGLFANFLKAGLVRREEKAALEKAYAILEFVTLSRLAHEPARVLSGGQRKLLELARVLMADPQVILLDEPAAGVNPALLEVIMERVVALNAEGKSILLIEHNMDMVSRLCSRVVAMALGKLLAEGAPADVAANPAVVEAYLGGGA